The following are encoded together in the Neomonachus schauinslandi chromosome X, ASM220157v2, whole genome shotgun sequence genome:
- the VMA21 gene encoding vacuolar ATPase assembly integral membrane protein VMA21, with translation MERLDKAALNALQPPDFRNESSLASTLKTLLFFTALMITVPIGLYFTTKSYVFEGAFGMSNRDSYFYAAIVAVVAVHVVLALFVYVAWNEGSRQWREGKQD, from the exons ATGGAGCGCCTTGATAAAGCGGCGCTGAATGCGCTGCAGCCGCCCGACTTCAG AAATGAAAGTTCATTAGCATCTACCCTGAAGACGCTCCTGTTCTTCACAGCTCTAATGATCACTGTACCTATTGGGTTATATTTCACGACTAAATCTTATGTTTTTGAAG GCGCCTTTGGAATGTCCAATAGGGACAGCTATTTTTACGCTGCTATTGTTGCGGTGGTCGCCGTCCACGTGGTGTTGGCCCTCTTTGTTTATGTGGCCTGGAATGAAGGCTCACGACAGTGGCGTGAAGGCAAACAGGATTAA